A region of the Mycoavidus sp. HKI genome:
GAGCCATTATCGATAACGTAATAAGCGTCATCGCCATCCATGCGATAACCGCCAACTGCGCGCCCTCTTGCAACGGCAAAAAAGCCGAGGTTAAGTAGGCAAATAGGGCCGCGGTCCAATACATTAATGGCGGCTTTTCAACGAAAGGATCGGTGCCCACATAAGGCACGATCCAATCCACGCTCCAGGGTAACCCCTGCAGAAAATTTAAGGCCATGCCAAATGAATAAGGTTCATCCGCTTTCCATGGGTCGCGCCCAAATACGCCCGCAAGCATATAGGCAATAACCAGCCATAGAGAAAGCCAGTAAATCGACTGAAACTGAAGCTGCGAATCGCTGGCTGAAAGAGACGCTAAATTTTTCGTTTTAGGTACTTGCTTGCTTGACATTGAGTTTGGGGGGGAAATGTTAGAACAATATCCAATTACACACTACATTGCTTTCATGAGTTTTTTCATTTTTGTTTTGATGCGCGTTTGTTTAAGTGGCGATAAATATTCAACGAATATTTTACCCAGTAAATGATCCATCTCGTGTTGAATACAGACCGCCAGCAGGCCCTCTGCATTCAGTTCAAAACTTTCTCCGCGCTCATTGAGTGCTCGCACTTTTACGCGGTCTGGCCGCTCTACTTTGTCATAGATGCCGGGTACGGATAAACAGCCCTCCTCGAAGACCTTTTTATCTTCGCTTGACCAAAGC
Encoded here:
- the def gene encoding peptide deformylase is translated as MALLNILNYPDSRLYKKAKPVAVVDERIRQLVRDMAETMYAAPGIGLAATQVDVHERVVVIDISDTRDQLQVLINPELLWSSEDKKVFEEGCLSVPGIYDKVERPDRVKVRALNERGESFELNAEGLLAVCIQHEMDHLLGKIFVEYLSPLKQTRIKTKMKKLMKAM